A genome region from Vulpes lagopus strain Blue_001 chromosome 7, ASM1834538v1, whole genome shotgun sequence includes the following:
- the ADAMTS10 gene encoding A disintegrin and metalloproteinase with thrombospondin motifs 10 isoform X2 — protein sequence MAPACQILRWALTLGLGLTFEVIHAFRSQDEFLSSLESYEIAFPTRVDHNGALLAFSPPAPRRQRRGTRPATESRLFYKVAAPSTHFLLNLTRSPRLLAGHVSVEYWTREGLAWQRAARPHCLYAGHLQGQAGSSHVAISTCGGLHGLIVADEEEYLIEPLQGGPKGAQGPEESGPHVVYKRSSLRHPHLDTACGVRDEKPWKGRPWWLRTLKPPPARPLGNETERGQPGLKRSVSRERYVETLVVADKMMVAYHGRRDVEQYVLAIMNIVAKLFQDSSLGNIVNILVTRLILLTEDQVRGPQHLPQHQRCLPSPGWLAPMPLSVCPQPTLEITHHAGKSLDSFCKWQKSIVNHSGHGNAIPENGVANHDTAVLITRYDICIYRNKPCGTLGLAPVGGMCERERSCSINEDIGLATAFTIAHEIGHTFGMNHDGVGNSCGARGQDPAKLMAAHITMKTNPFVWSSCSRDYITSFLDSGLGLCLNNRPPRQDFVYPTVAPGQAYDADEQCRFQHGVKSRQCKYGEVCSELWCLSKSNRCITNSIPAAEGTLCQTHTIDKGVSAGPGRQLGPAPCPWATPPCCRGGFPWALATPLPLGHALRAAAGRVQRIWPRPLSWATPSVPPRRVSIGSGHAPAFRPRPPCRRGGGVPSALATPPARRPRPGQRPPPAPCPPRLSQSEFHRPEGTVGLGRGPVLPVSGSPDPTCTQAPFRPTRGVLRPRGWGVGGWRGRKELRTRPLPPPQWCYKRVCVPFGSRPEGVDGAWGPWTPWGDCSRTCGGGVSSSSRHCDSPRPTIGGKYCLGERRRHRSCNTDDCPPGSQDFREMQCSEFDSVPFRGKFYTWKTYRGGGVKACSLTCLAEGFNFYTERAAAVVDGTPCRPDTVDICVSGECKHVGCDRVLGSDLREDKCRVCGGDGSACETIEGVFSPASPAIGYEEVVWIPKGSVHIFIQDLNLSLSHLALKGDQESLLLEGLPGTPQPHRLPLAGTTFQLRQGPDHTQSLEALGPINASLIVMVLARTELAALRYRFNAPIARDALPPYSWHYAPWTKCSAQCAGGSQVQAVECRNQLDSSAVAPHHCSAHSKLPKRQRACNTEPCPPDWVVGNWSRCSRSCDAGVRSRSVVCQRRVSAAEEKALDDSACPQPRPPVLEACQGPACPPEWAALDWSECTPSCGPGLRHRVVLCKSSDHRATLPPAHCPPAAKPPATMRCNLRRCPPARWVTGDWGECGIGQQQRAVRCSSHTGQPSRECAEALRPPATQQCEAKCDSAPPGDGPEGMWDGSPGDPKRPRPGEATGECGSRDVGLERLQPPRCLEVSPPGHPSPPSPCRHVLSATACQAF from the exons ATGGCTCCCGCCTGCCAGATCCTCCGCTGGGCCCTCACCCTGGGGCTGGGCCTCACATTCGAAGTCATACATGCCTTCCGGTCTCAAG ATGAGTTCCTGTCCAGTCTGGAGAGCTATGAGATCGCCTTCCCCACTCGAGTGGACCACAATGGGGCACTGCTGGCCTTCTCACCCCCGGCTCCCCGGAGGCAGCGTCGGGGCACAAGGCCAGCGACAGAGTCCCGCCTCTTCTACAAGGTGGCTGCACCCAGCACCCACTTCCTGCTGAACCTAACCCGCAGCCCCCGCCTTCTAGCAGGGCACGTCTCCGTGGAGTACTGGACACGGGAGGGCCTGGCGTGGCAGAGGGCTGCCCGGCCCCACTGCCTCTACGCCGGCCACTTGCAGGGCCAGGCTGGCAGCTCCCACGTGGCCATCAGCACCTGTGGGGGCCTG CACGGCCTGATCGTGGCAGATGAAGAAGAATATTTGATCGAGCCCCTGCAAGGTGGGCCCAAaggggcccagggcccagaggAGAGTGGCCCCCATGTGGTGTACAAGCGCTCCTCTCTGCGTCACCCCCACCTGGACACAGCCTGTGGAGTGAGAG ACGAGAAACCGTGGAAGGGGCGGCCGTGGTGGCTGCGCACCCTGAAGCCGCCACCTGCCAGGCCCCTGGGGAATGAAACAGAGCGTGGCCAGCCAGGCCTGAAGCGCTCGGTCAGCCGAGAGCGCTACGTGGAGACCCTGGTGGTGGCCGACAAGATGATGGTGGCCTACCACGGGCGCCGAGACGTGGAACAGTACGTGCTGGCCATCATGAACATT GTTGCCAAACTTTTCCAGGACTCGAGTCTGGGAAACATCGTTAATATCCTGGTGACACGCCTCATCCTGCTCACGGAGGACCAGGTGCGAGGGCCCCAACACCTGCCCCAACACCAGCGCTGCCTGCCTTCCCCAGGGTGGCTGGCGCCCAtgcccctctctgtctgtccGCAGCCCACCCTGGAGATCACCCACCACGCCGGGAAGTCCCTGGACAGCTTCTGTAAGTGGCAGAAATCCATCGTGAACCACAGCGGCCATGGCAACGCCATTCCGGAGAACGGTGTGGCCAACCATGACACAGCGGTGCTCATCACGCG CTATGACATCTGCATCTATAGGAACAAACCCTGTGGCACTCTAG gcctggcccccgTGGGCGGGATGTGCGAGCGCGAGCGGAGCTGCAGCATTAACGAGGACATCGGCCTGGCCACCGCCTTCACCATTGCCCATGAGATTGGACACAC GTTTGGCATGAACCACGACGGCGTGGGCAACAGCTGCGGGGCCCGCGGCCAGGACCCGGCCAAGCTCATGGCCGCCCACATCACCATGAAGACCAACCCTTTCGTGTGGTCATCCTGCAGCCGCGACTACATCACCAGCTTTCTGGA CTCGGGCCTGGGGCTGTGCCTGAACAACCGGCCCCCCAGACAGGACTTCGTGTACCCAACGGTGGCACCTGGCCAGGCCTATGACGCAGATGAACAGTGCCGCTTCCAACATGGAGTCAAATCGCGTCAGTGTAAATACGGG GAGGTCTGCAGCGAGCTGTGGTGTCTGAGCAAGAGCAACCGGTGCATCACCAACAGCATTCCAGCCGCCGAGGGCACGCTGTGTCAGACGCACACCATCGACAAGGGGGTGAGCGCCGGCCCGGGCCGCCAGCTGGGCCCCGCCCCTTGCCCTTGGGCCACGCCCCCGTGCTGCCGCGGGGGGTTTCCATGGGCTCTGGCCACGCCCCTGCCCTTAGGCCACGCCCTCCGCGCAGCCGCGGGAAGGGTCCAGCGGATCTGGCCACGCCCCCTGTCTTGGGCCACGCCCTCGGTGCCGCCGCGGAGGGTTTCCATTGGCTCTGGTCACGCCCCTGCCTTTAGGCCACGCCCTCCGTGCCGCCGCGGGGGTGGGGTTCCATCGGCTCTGGCCACGCCCcccgcccgcaggccccgcccaggGCAGAGGCCGCCCCCTGCCCCGTGTCCGCCGCGCCTGTCCCAGAGCGAGTTCCACCGCCCGGAGGGGACCGTAGGCTTAGGCCGCGGCCCGGTGCTGCCTGTGTCCGGGTCCCCAGACCCCACTTGCACCCAAGCGCCCTTCCGTCCCACCCGAGGTGTACTGAGacctcgggggtggggggtgggggggtggcggggcaGGAAGGAACTGCGGACtcgtcccctcccacccccgcagTGGTGCTACAAGCGCGTGTGTGTCCCCTTCGGGTCGCGGCCGGAGGGCGTGGACGGGGCCTGGGGCCCGTGGACCCCGTGGGGCGACTGCAGCCGGACGTGCGGCGGCGGCGTGTCCTCCTCCAGCCGGCACTGCGACAGCCCCAG GCCAACAATCGGAGGCAAGTACTGCCTGGGTGAGAGGCGGCGACACCGCTCCTGCAACACCGAC GACTgtcccccaggctcccaggactTCAGGGAAATGCAGTGCTCTGAATTTGACAGCGTCCCCTTCCGTGGAAAATTCTACACGTGGAAGACATACCGAGGAG GGGGCGTGAAGGCCTGTTCACTCACATGCCTGGCCGAAGGCTTCAACTTCTACACGGAGAGGGCAGCGGCCGTGGTGGACGGGACGCCCTGCCGCCCGGACACAGTGGACATTTGTGTCAGTGGCGAGTGCAAG CATGTGGGCTGCGACCGGGTCCTGGGCTCCGACCTGAGGGAGGACAAGTGCCGGGTTTGCGGTGGTGACGGCAGCGCCTGTGAAACCATCGAGGGGGTCTTCAGCCCAGCTTCACCTGCAATCG GGTATGAGGAAGTCGTCTGGATCCCCAAAGGCTCCGTCCACATCTTCATCCAGGACCTGAACCTCTCCCTCAGTCACCTGG CTCTGAAGGGGGACCAGGAGTCCCTGCTGCTGGAGGGGCTGCCCGGGACCCCCCAGCCCCACCGCCTGCCCCTGGCTGGGACCACCTTTCAGCTGCGGCAGGGACCAGATCACACGCAGAGCCTAGAAGCCCTGGGACCCATAAATGCGTCTCTCATCGTCATG GTGCTGGCCCGGACTGAGCTGGCTGCCCTCCGCTACCGCTTCAACGCGCCCATCGCCCGAGATGCACTGCCCCCCTACTCCTGGCACTACGCACCCTGGACCAAGTGCTCGGCCCAATGTGCCGGCG gcaGCCAGGTGCAGGCCGTGGAGTGCCGCAATCAGCTGGACAGCTCGGCCGTGGCCCCCCACCATTGCAGTGCCCACAGCAAACTGCCCAAGAGGCAGCGCGCCTGCAACACAGAGCCCTGTCCGCCCGA CTGGGTGGTGGGCAACTGGTCGCGCTGCAGCCGCAGCTGTGATGCGGGTGTGCGCAGCCGCTCCGTCGTGTGCCAGCGCCGCGTGTCAGCCGCCGAGGAGAAGGCGCTGGACGACAGCGCGTGCCCGCAGCCGCGGCCGCCGGTTCTGGAGGCCTGCCAAGGCCCCGCCTGCCCTCCCGAGTGGGCCGCCCTGGACTGGTCAGAG TGCACCCCGAGCTGCGGGCCCGGCCTCCGCCACCGCGTCGTCCTGTGCAAGAGCTCGGACCACCGCGCCACGCTGCCCCCCGCGCACTGCCCGCCCGCGGCCAAGCCTCCGGCCACCATGCGTTGCAACTTGCGCCGCTGTCCCCCGGCTCGCTGGGTGACGGGCGACTGGGGCGAG TGCGGCATCGGGCAGCAGCAGCGCGCAGTGCGCTGCTCCAGCCACACGGGCCAGCCGTCCCGCGAGTGCGCAGAGGCTCTGCGGCCCCCGGCCACGCAGCAGTGCGAAGCCAAGTGCGACAGCGCGCCCCCCGGGGACGGCCCCGAAGGTATGTGGGATGGGAGCCCAGGGGACCCCAAGAGGCCCCGTCCAGGGGAAGCTACAGGAGAGTGTGGGAGTCGGGACGTGGGCCTGGAGCGTCtccaaccacccaggtgccttgaggTGTCCCCTCCAGGCCATCCTTCACCACCCTCTCCCTGCAGACATGTATTAAGCGCCACTGCATGCCAAGCTTTTTAG
- the ADAMTS10 gene encoding A disintegrin and metalloproteinase with thrombospondin motifs 10 isoform X6, translating to MAPACQILRWALTLGLGLTFEVIHAFRSQDEFLSSLESYEIAFPTRVDHNGALLAFSPPAPRRQRRGTRPATESRLFYKVAAPSTHFLLNLTRSPRLLAGHVSVEYWTREGLAWQRAARPHCLYAGHLQGQAGSSHVAISTCGGLHGLIVADEEEYLIEPLQGGPKGAQGPEESGPHVVYKRSSLRHPHLDTACGVRDEKPWKGRPWWLRTLKPPPARPLGNETERGQPGLKRSVSRERYVETLVVADKMMVAYHGRRDVEQYVLAIMNIVAKLFQDSSLGNIVNILVTRLILLTEDQVRGPQHLPQHQRCLPSPGWLAPMPLSVCPQPTLEITHHAGKSLDSFCKWQKSIVNHSGHGNAIPENGVANHDTAVLITRYDICIYRNKPCGTLGLAPVGGMCERERSCSINEDIGLATAFTIAHEIGHTFGMNHDGVGNSCGARGQDPAKLMAAHITMKTNPFVWSSCSRDYITSFLDSGLGLCLNNRPPRQDFVYPTVAPGQAYDADEQCRFQHGVKSRQCKYGEVCSELWCLSKSNRCITNSIPAAEGTLCQTHTIDKGVSAGPGRQLGPAPCPWATPPCCRGGFPWALATPLPLGHALRAAAGRVQRIWPRPLSWATPSVPPRRVSIGSGHAPAFRPRPPCRRGGGVPSALATPPARRPRPGQRPPPAPCPPRLSQSEFHRPEGTVGLGRGPVLPVSGSPDPTCTQAPFRPTRGVLRPRGWGVGGWRGRKELRTRPLPPPQWCYKRVCVPFGSRPEGVDGAWGPWTPWGDCSRTCGGGVSSSSRHCDSPRPTIGGKYCLGERRRHRSCNTDDCPPGSQDFREMQCSEFDSVPFRGKFYTWKTYRGGGVKACSLTCLAEGFNFYTERAAAVVDGTPCRPDTVDICVSGECKHVGCDRVLGSDLREDKCRVCGGDGSACETIEGVFSPASPAIGYEEVVWIPKGSVHIFIQDLNLSLSHLALKGDQESLLLEGLPGTPQPHRLPLAGTTFQLRQGPDHTQSLEALGPINASLIVMVLARTELAALRYRFNAPIARDALPPYSWHYAPWTKCSAQCAGARCRPWSAAISWTARPWPPTIAVPTANCPRGSAPATQSPVRPTGWWATGRAAAAAVMRVCAAAPSCASAACQPPRRRRWTTARARSRGRRFWRPAKAPPALPSGPPWTGQSAPRAAGPASATASSCARARTTAPRCPPRTARPRPSLRPPCVATCAAVPRLAG from the exons ATGGCTCCCGCCTGCCAGATCCTCCGCTGGGCCCTCACCCTGGGGCTGGGCCTCACATTCGAAGTCATACATGCCTTCCGGTCTCAAG ATGAGTTCCTGTCCAGTCTGGAGAGCTATGAGATCGCCTTCCCCACTCGAGTGGACCACAATGGGGCACTGCTGGCCTTCTCACCCCCGGCTCCCCGGAGGCAGCGTCGGGGCACAAGGCCAGCGACAGAGTCCCGCCTCTTCTACAAGGTGGCTGCACCCAGCACCCACTTCCTGCTGAACCTAACCCGCAGCCCCCGCCTTCTAGCAGGGCACGTCTCCGTGGAGTACTGGACACGGGAGGGCCTGGCGTGGCAGAGGGCTGCCCGGCCCCACTGCCTCTACGCCGGCCACTTGCAGGGCCAGGCTGGCAGCTCCCACGTGGCCATCAGCACCTGTGGGGGCCTG CACGGCCTGATCGTGGCAGATGAAGAAGAATATTTGATCGAGCCCCTGCAAGGTGGGCCCAAaggggcccagggcccagaggAGAGTGGCCCCCATGTGGTGTACAAGCGCTCCTCTCTGCGTCACCCCCACCTGGACACAGCCTGTGGAGTGAGAG ACGAGAAACCGTGGAAGGGGCGGCCGTGGTGGCTGCGCACCCTGAAGCCGCCACCTGCCAGGCCCCTGGGGAATGAAACAGAGCGTGGCCAGCCAGGCCTGAAGCGCTCGGTCAGCCGAGAGCGCTACGTGGAGACCCTGGTGGTGGCCGACAAGATGATGGTGGCCTACCACGGGCGCCGAGACGTGGAACAGTACGTGCTGGCCATCATGAACATT GTTGCCAAACTTTTCCAGGACTCGAGTCTGGGAAACATCGTTAATATCCTGGTGACACGCCTCATCCTGCTCACGGAGGACCAGGTGCGAGGGCCCCAACACCTGCCCCAACACCAGCGCTGCCTGCCTTCCCCAGGGTGGCTGGCGCCCAtgcccctctctgtctgtccGCAGCCCACCCTGGAGATCACCCACCACGCCGGGAAGTCCCTGGACAGCTTCTGTAAGTGGCAGAAATCCATCGTGAACCACAGCGGCCATGGCAACGCCATTCCGGAGAACGGTGTGGCCAACCATGACACAGCGGTGCTCATCACGCG CTATGACATCTGCATCTATAGGAACAAACCCTGTGGCACTCTAG gcctggcccccgTGGGCGGGATGTGCGAGCGCGAGCGGAGCTGCAGCATTAACGAGGACATCGGCCTGGCCACCGCCTTCACCATTGCCCATGAGATTGGACACAC GTTTGGCATGAACCACGACGGCGTGGGCAACAGCTGCGGGGCCCGCGGCCAGGACCCGGCCAAGCTCATGGCCGCCCACATCACCATGAAGACCAACCCTTTCGTGTGGTCATCCTGCAGCCGCGACTACATCACCAGCTTTCTGGA CTCGGGCCTGGGGCTGTGCCTGAACAACCGGCCCCCCAGACAGGACTTCGTGTACCCAACGGTGGCACCTGGCCAGGCCTATGACGCAGATGAACAGTGCCGCTTCCAACATGGAGTCAAATCGCGTCAGTGTAAATACGGG GAGGTCTGCAGCGAGCTGTGGTGTCTGAGCAAGAGCAACCGGTGCATCACCAACAGCATTCCAGCCGCCGAGGGCACGCTGTGTCAGACGCACACCATCGACAAGGGGGTGAGCGCCGGCCCGGGCCGCCAGCTGGGCCCCGCCCCTTGCCCTTGGGCCACGCCCCCGTGCTGCCGCGGGGGGTTTCCATGGGCTCTGGCCACGCCCCTGCCCTTAGGCCACGCCCTCCGCGCAGCCGCGGGAAGGGTCCAGCGGATCTGGCCACGCCCCCTGTCTTGGGCCACGCCCTCGGTGCCGCCGCGGAGGGTTTCCATTGGCTCTGGTCACGCCCCTGCCTTTAGGCCACGCCCTCCGTGCCGCCGCGGGGGTGGGGTTCCATCGGCTCTGGCCACGCCCcccgcccgcaggccccgcccaggGCAGAGGCCGCCCCCTGCCCCGTGTCCGCCGCGCCTGTCCCAGAGCGAGTTCCACCGCCCGGAGGGGACCGTAGGCTTAGGCCGCGGCCCGGTGCTGCCTGTGTCCGGGTCCCCAGACCCCACTTGCACCCAAGCGCCCTTCCGTCCCACCCGAGGTGTACTGAGacctcgggggtggggggtgggggggtggcggggcaGGAAGGAACTGCGGACtcgtcccctcccacccccgcagTGGTGCTACAAGCGCGTGTGTGTCCCCTTCGGGTCGCGGCCGGAGGGCGTGGACGGGGCCTGGGGCCCGTGGACCCCGTGGGGCGACTGCAGCCGGACGTGCGGCGGCGGCGTGTCCTCCTCCAGCCGGCACTGCGACAGCCCCAG GCCAACAATCGGAGGCAAGTACTGCCTGGGTGAGAGGCGGCGACACCGCTCCTGCAACACCGAC GACTgtcccccaggctcccaggactTCAGGGAAATGCAGTGCTCTGAATTTGACAGCGTCCCCTTCCGTGGAAAATTCTACACGTGGAAGACATACCGAGGAG GGGGCGTGAAGGCCTGTTCACTCACATGCCTGGCCGAAGGCTTCAACTTCTACACGGAGAGGGCAGCGGCCGTGGTGGACGGGACGCCCTGCCGCCCGGACACAGTGGACATTTGTGTCAGTGGCGAGTGCAAG CATGTGGGCTGCGACCGGGTCCTGGGCTCCGACCTGAGGGAGGACAAGTGCCGGGTTTGCGGTGGTGACGGCAGCGCCTGTGAAACCATCGAGGGGGTCTTCAGCCCAGCTTCACCTGCAATCG GGTATGAGGAAGTCGTCTGGATCCCCAAAGGCTCCGTCCACATCTTCATCCAGGACCTGAACCTCTCCCTCAGTCACCTGG CTCTGAAGGGGGACCAGGAGTCCCTGCTGCTGGAGGGGCTGCCCGGGACCCCCCAGCCCCACCGCCTGCCCCTGGCTGGGACCACCTTTCAGCTGCGGCAGGGACCAGATCACACGCAGAGCCTAGAAGCCCTGGGACCCATAAATGCGTCTCTCATCGTCATG GTGCTGGCCCGGACTGAGCTGGCTGCCCTCCGCTACCGCTTCAACGCGCCCATCGCCCGAGATGCACTGCCCCCCTACTCCTGGCACTACGCACCCTGGACCAAGTGCTCGGCCCAATGTGCCGGCG CCAGGTGCAGGCCGTGGAGTGCCGCAATCAGCTGGACAGCTCGGCCGTGGCCCCCCACCATTGCAGTGCCCACAGCAAACTGCCCAAGAGGCAGCGCGCCTGCAACACAGAGCCCTGTCCGCCCGA CTGGGTGGTGGGCAACTGGTCGCGCTGCAGCCGCAGCTGTGATGCGGGTGTGCGCAGCCGCTCCGTCGTGTGCCAGCGCCGCGTGTCAGCCGCCGAGGAGAAGGCGCTGGACGACAGCGCGTGCCCGCAGCCGCGGCCGCCGGTTCTGGAGGCCTGCCAAGGCCCCGCCTGCCCTCCCGAGTGGGCCGCCCTGGACTGGTCAGAG TGCACCCCGAGCTGCGGGCCCGGCCTCCGCCACCGCGTCGTCCTGTGCAAGAGCTCGGACCACCGCGCCACGCTGCCCCCCGCGCACTGCCCGCCCGCGGCCAAGCCTCCGGCCACCATGCGTTGCAACTTGCGCCGCTGTCCCCCGGCTCGCTGGGTGA
- the ADAMTS10 gene encoding A disintegrin and metalloproteinase with thrombospondin motifs 10 isoform X10, with amino-acid sequence MATPFRRTVWPTMTQRCSSRGLAPVGGMCERERSCSINEDIGLATAFTIAHEIGHTFGMNHDGVGNSCGARGQDPAKLMAAHITMKTNPFVWSSCSRDYITSFLDSGLGLCLNNRPPRQDFVYPTVAPGQAYDADEQCRFQHGVKSRQCKYGEVCSELWCLSKSNRCITNSIPAAEGTLCQTHTIDKGVSAGPGRQLGPAPCPWATPPCCRGGFPWALATPLPLGHALRAAAGRVQRIWPRPLSWATPSVPPRRVSIGSGHAPAFRPRPPCRRGGGVPSALATPPARRPRPGQRPPPAPCPPRLSQSEFHRPEGTVGLGRGPVLPVSGSPDPTCTQAPFRPTRGVLRPRGWGVGGWRGRKELRTRPLPPPQWCYKRVCVPFGSRPEGVDGAWGPWTPWGDCSRTCGGGVSSSSRHCDSPRPTIGGKYCLGERRRHRSCNTDDCPPGSQDFREMQCSEFDSVPFRGKFYTWKTYRGGGVKACSLTCLAEGFNFYTERAAAVVDGTPCRPDTVDICVSGECKHVGCDRVLGSDLREDKCRVCGGDGSACETIEGVFSPASPAIGYEEVVWIPKGSVHIFIQDLNLSLSHLALKGDQESLLLEGLPGTPQPHRLPLAGTTFQLRQGPDHTQSLEALGPINASLIVMVLARTELAALRYRFNAPIARDALPPYSWHYAPWTKCSAQCAGGSQVQAVECRNQLDSSAVAPHHCSAHSKLPKRQRACNTEPCPPDWVVGNWSRCSRSCDAGVRSRSVVCQRRVSAAEEKALDDSACPQPRPPVLEACQGPACPPEWAALDWSECTPSCGPGLRHRVVLCKSSDHRATLPPAHCPPAAKPPATMRCNLRRCPPARWVTGDWGECSAQCGIGQQQRAVRCSSHTGQPSRECAEALRPPATQQCEAKCDSAPPGDGPEGMWDGSPGDPKRPRPGEATGECGSRDVGLERLQPPRCLEVSPPGHPSPPSPCRHVLSATACQAF; translated from the exons ATGGCAACGCCATTCCGGAGAACGGTGTGGCCAACCATGACACAGCGGTGCTCATCACGCG gcctggcccccgTGGGCGGGATGTGCGAGCGCGAGCGGAGCTGCAGCATTAACGAGGACATCGGCCTGGCCACCGCCTTCACCATTGCCCATGAGATTGGACACAC GTTTGGCATGAACCACGACGGCGTGGGCAACAGCTGCGGGGCCCGCGGCCAGGACCCGGCCAAGCTCATGGCCGCCCACATCACCATGAAGACCAACCCTTTCGTGTGGTCATCCTGCAGCCGCGACTACATCACCAGCTTTCTGGA CTCGGGCCTGGGGCTGTGCCTGAACAACCGGCCCCCCAGACAGGACTTCGTGTACCCAACGGTGGCACCTGGCCAGGCCTATGACGCAGATGAACAGTGCCGCTTCCAACATGGAGTCAAATCGCGTCAGTGTAAATACGGG GAGGTCTGCAGCGAGCTGTGGTGTCTGAGCAAGAGCAACCGGTGCATCACCAACAGCATTCCAGCCGCCGAGGGCACGCTGTGTCAGACGCACACCATCGACAAGGGGGTGAGCGCCGGCCCGGGCCGCCAGCTGGGCCCCGCCCCTTGCCCTTGGGCCACGCCCCCGTGCTGCCGCGGGGGGTTTCCATGGGCTCTGGCCACGCCCCTGCCCTTAGGCCACGCCCTCCGCGCAGCCGCGGGAAGGGTCCAGCGGATCTGGCCACGCCCCCTGTCTTGGGCCACGCCCTCGGTGCCGCCGCGGAGGGTTTCCATTGGCTCTGGTCACGCCCCTGCCTTTAGGCCACGCCCTCCGTGCCGCCGCGGGGGTGGGGTTCCATCGGCTCTGGCCACGCCCcccgcccgcaggccccgcccaggGCAGAGGCCGCCCCCTGCCCCGTGTCCGCCGCGCCTGTCCCAGAGCGAGTTCCACCGCCCGGAGGGGACCGTAGGCTTAGGCCGCGGCCCGGTGCTGCCTGTGTCCGGGTCCCCAGACCCCACTTGCACCCAAGCGCCCTTCCGTCCCACCCGAGGTGTACTGAGacctcgggggtggggggtgggggggtggcggggcaGGAAGGAACTGCGGACtcgtcccctcccacccccgcagTGGTGCTACAAGCGCGTGTGTGTCCCCTTCGGGTCGCGGCCGGAGGGCGTGGACGGGGCCTGGGGCCCGTGGACCCCGTGGGGCGACTGCAGCCGGACGTGCGGCGGCGGCGTGTCCTCCTCCAGCCGGCACTGCGACAGCCCCAG GCCAACAATCGGAGGCAAGTACTGCCTGGGTGAGAGGCGGCGACACCGCTCCTGCAACACCGAC GACTgtcccccaggctcccaggactTCAGGGAAATGCAGTGCTCTGAATTTGACAGCGTCCCCTTCCGTGGAAAATTCTACACGTGGAAGACATACCGAGGAG GGGGCGTGAAGGCCTGTTCACTCACATGCCTGGCCGAAGGCTTCAACTTCTACACGGAGAGGGCAGCGGCCGTGGTGGACGGGACGCCCTGCCGCCCGGACACAGTGGACATTTGTGTCAGTGGCGAGTGCAAG CATGTGGGCTGCGACCGGGTCCTGGGCTCCGACCTGAGGGAGGACAAGTGCCGGGTTTGCGGTGGTGACGGCAGCGCCTGTGAAACCATCGAGGGGGTCTTCAGCCCAGCTTCACCTGCAATCG GGTATGAGGAAGTCGTCTGGATCCCCAAAGGCTCCGTCCACATCTTCATCCAGGACCTGAACCTCTCCCTCAGTCACCTGG CTCTGAAGGGGGACCAGGAGTCCCTGCTGCTGGAGGGGCTGCCCGGGACCCCCCAGCCCCACCGCCTGCCCCTGGCTGGGACCACCTTTCAGCTGCGGCAGGGACCAGATCACACGCAGAGCCTAGAAGCCCTGGGACCCATAAATGCGTCTCTCATCGTCATG GTGCTGGCCCGGACTGAGCTGGCTGCCCTCCGCTACCGCTTCAACGCGCCCATCGCCCGAGATGCACTGCCCCCCTACTCCTGGCACTACGCACCCTGGACCAAGTGCTCGGCCCAATGTGCCGGCG gcaGCCAGGTGCAGGCCGTGGAGTGCCGCAATCAGCTGGACAGCTCGGCCGTGGCCCCCCACCATTGCAGTGCCCACAGCAAACTGCCCAAGAGGCAGCGCGCCTGCAACACAGAGCCCTGTCCGCCCGA CTGGGTGGTGGGCAACTGGTCGCGCTGCAGCCGCAGCTGTGATGCGGGTGTGCGCAGCCGCTCCGTCGTGTGCCAGCGCCGCGTGTCAGCCGCCGAGGAGAAGGCGCTGGACGACAGCGCGTGCCCGCAGCCGCGGCCGCCGGTTCTGGAGGCCTGCCAAGGCCCCGCCTGCCCTCCCGAGTGGGCCGCCCTGGACTGGTCAGAG TGCACCCCGAGCTGCGGGCCCGGCCTCCGCCACCGCGTCGTCCTGTGCAAGAGCTCGGACCACCGCGCCACGCTGCCCCCCGCGCACTGCCCGCCCGCGGCCAAGCCTCCGGCCACCATGCGTTGCAACTTGCGCCGCTGTCCCCCGGCTCGCTGGGTGACGGGCGACTGGGGCGAG TGCTCCGCGCAGTGCGGCATCGGGCAGCAGCAGCGCGCAGTGCGCTGCTCCAGCCACACGGGCCAGCCGTCCCGCGAGTGCGCAGAGGCTCTGCGGCCCCCGGCCACGCAGCAGTGCGAAGCCAAGTGCGACAGCGCGCCCCCCGGGGACGGCCCCGAAGGTATGTGGGATGGGAGCCCAGGGGACCCCAAGAGGCCCCGTCCAGGGGAAGCTACAGGAGAGTGTGGGAGTCGGGACGTGGGCCTGGAGCGTCtccaaccacccaggtgccttgaggTGTCCCCTCCAGGCCATCCTTCACCACCCTCTCCCTGCAGACATGTATTAAGCGCCACTGCATGCCAAGCTTTTTAG